The Panulirus ornatus isolate Po-2019 chromosome 5, ASM3632096v1, whole genome shotgun sequence genome includes a window with the following:
- the LOC139748779 gene encoding uncharacterized protein, which translates to MIQGDLNLLAEWSDRWQMKFNVDKRKAMHFGDNYKRYDYKLFGNSLTKVNEERYLISNNLKYTKQCRVESKKGNQMLGFKARNIDYKTSETNLTLYDSLVRPHFEYAVQFWSPNYKRDHEKLEQLQRHATKLISSLRNLA; encoded by the coding sequence ATGATTCAAGGAGATCTTAACTTActggcagagtggtcagacagatggcaaatgaagtttaatgtagacaagcgTAAagctatgcactttggagacaactATAAACGTTACGACTataaactattcggaaactctctaactaaagtaaatgaagaaaggtACCTTATTAGCAATAATCTAAAGTACACCAAACAGTGTCGAGTagaaagtaaaaaaggcaaccaaatgttaggtttcaaagCCAGAAACATAGACTACAAGACATCAGAAACAAATCTCACACTTTATGATTCTCTTGTAAGACCACactttgaatatgcagtccagttttggtccccaaactataaaagagACCACGAAAAATTAGAGCAATTACAAAGGCACGCAACAAAATTGATCTCATCCCTTAGAAACCTGGCATAA